A DNA window from Daucus carota subsp. sativus chromosome 3, DH1 v3.0, whole genome shotgun sequence contains the following coding sequences:
- the LOC108213212 gene encoding caffeic acid 3-O-methyltransferase-like — protein MNSMAHINSTSSFEEEEETCLFAIQLATASVLPMVLKAAIELDIFDTIAKVGPGAYVTPSDLASILPTSNPDAPLMLHRMLRVLASYLVLKCKVIELPNGLLVKTYGLMPVCKYFTRNEDGVSLAPLSLLTNDKILMESWYHLKDAVLGGGLPFNKAFGMNIYDYSGTDPRFNMVFNQAMKDHSTIIMNKILQNYTGFEGLTSIVDVGGGTGASLDAIISKYPTIKGINFDLPHVVKDANSSNNNGVEHVGGDMFISVPKGDAIFLKWICHNWNDDQCLRLLINCYEALVDGGKVVVAESILAEQPETSLITKTVLHVDAIMLASIPGGRERTEEEFEALAKRAGFKRFNKLCHAFNIWIMEFCK, from the exons ATGAATTCAATGGCTCATATCAATAGCACTAGTtcatttgaagaagaagaagaaacttGCTTGTTTGCAATACAACTAGCAACTGCTTCGGTACTTCCCATGGTATTGAAAGCAGCTATTGAGCTTGACATTTTCGATACCATTGCAAAAGTTGGTCCGGGTGCCTATGTTACTCCAAGTGACTTAGCATCTATACTGCCCACGTCGAACCCGGATGCACCACTTATGCTCCACCGCATGCTCAGAGTCCTAGCTAGCTACTTGGTTCTCAAATGTAAGGTTATTGAGCTACCTAATGGTCTTCTAGTGAAGACCTACGGCTTAATGCCcgtttgcaaatattttacaaGAAATGAAGATGGTGTCTCTCTGGCACCTCTTTCACTCTTGACCAATGATAAGATTTTGATGGAGAGCTG GTACCACTTGAAAGATGCAGTTCTTGGTGGAGGACTTCCATTTAACAAGGCCTTTGGAATGAACATATACGATTATAGTGGCACAGACCCTCGCTTCAACATGGTCTTTAACCAAGCTATGAAAGATCATTCTACCATTATCATGAATAAGATCCTTCAAAATTACACTGGTTTTGAAGGTCTCACGTCAATAGTAGACGTCGGTGGTGGTACTGGGGCTTCACTTGATGCAATCATTTCCAAGTATCCTACTATTAAAGGGATCAACTTCGATCTCCCCCACGTTGTTAAAGATGCTAACTCGTCTAATAATAATG GTGTGGAACATGTTGGAGGGGACATGTTTATTAGTGTGCCCAAGGGAGATGCCATATTCTTGAAG TGGATATGTCATAATTGGAACGATGATCAGTGTTTGAGGCTGTTGATAAACTGTTATGAAGCACTCGTGGATGGTGGAAAGGTAGTTGTAGCAGAGTCCATTCTTGCGGAGCAACCTGAAACTTCACTCATTACTAAGACCGTCCTTCATGTCGACGCCATTATGCTGGCAAGTATTCCTGGTGGAAGAGAGAGGACTGAAGAAGAGTTTGAGGCCTTAGCTAAACGTGCAGGATTTAAACGATTCAACAAGCTGTGCCATGCTTTTAATATTTGGATTATGGAATTTTGTAAGTAG